From the genome of Yersinia enterocolitica, one region includes:
- a CDS encoding GTP 3',8-cyclase MoaA has translation MVQLTDAFARKFYYLRLSITDVCNFRCTYCLPDGYRPDGLKSFLSLDEISRVSRAFALLGTEKIRLTGGEPSMRRDFTDIIATIKQNPAIRTLAVTTNGYRLARDAAQWREAGLTAINVSVDSLDPRQFHAITGQDKFHQVMQGIDAAFDAGFEKVKINAVLMRDVNDRNLNAFLSWIKSRPIQLRFIELMETGEGGKLFRQHHVSGGVIRQQLLQQGWQQQARARSDGPAQVFYHPDYLGEVGLIMPYEKDFCASCNRLRVSALGNLHLCLFGEQGITLRDLLGSDDQQDELMARIQSALQTKKQTHFLHQGNSGITQNLSFIGG, from the coding sequence ATGGTACAACTCACTGACGCATTTGCGCGCAAGTTCTATTATTTGCGCCTATCAATCACCGATGTGTGCAATTTCCGTTGCACCTATTGCTTGCCGGATGGCTATCGCCCCGACGGATTAAAAAGCTTTCTGAGTCTGGACGAGATAAGCCGCGTCAGCCGCGCCTTTGCTCTGTTGGGAACAGAAAAAATTCGTCTGACGGGCGGCGAACCTTCTATGCGGCGCGACTTCACCGATATCATCGCGACTATCAAACAAAATCCGGCGATCCGCACACTGGCAGTCACCACCAATGGCTACCGTTTAGCCCGTGACGCCGCCCAATGGCGGGAGGCTGGATTGACAGCCATTAACGTCAGTGTCGATAGCCTTGACCCGCGACAATTTCATGCCATAACCGGGCAGGATAAATTTCATCAGGTCATGCAAGGCATTGATGCTGCCTTCGATGCTGGTTTTGAGAAAGTCAAAATCAATGCCGTACTGATGCGTGATGTCAATGATCGCAATCTGAATGCCTTCCTCAGTTGGATAAAATCGCGACCGATTCAACTGCGGTTTATCGAATTAATGGAAACCGGCGAGGGGGGGAAGCTGTTTCGTCAGCATCATGTCTCCGGTGGTGTCATCCGCCAGCAATTACTCCAACAAGGTTGGCAACAGCAAGCGCGGGCGCGCAGTGATGGCCCGGCGCAGGTGTTTTATCATCCGGATTATCTGGGAGAGGTCGGGCTGATTATGCCGTATGAGAAAGACTTCTGCGCCAGTTGTAACCGCTTGCGTGTTTCAGCGCTGGGAAATCTGCATTTATGCTTATTTGGCGAGCAAGGTATTACGCTACGTGACTTACTGGGCAGCGATGACCAGCAAGATGAGTTAATGGCACGCATCCAGAGTGCATTGCAAACCAAGAAACAGACCCATTTTCTGCATCAGGGCAACAGCGGTATTACCCAGAATTTATCGTTTATTGGCGGTTGA
- a CDS encoding DUF2132 domain-containing protein, whose amino-acid sequence MSDHLSKDPLHGITLEQLLTKLVEHYGWEELAYRININCFISDPSIKSSLKFLRRTPWARTKVEALYIHMNDSARLQAQTQAKPLS is encoded by the coding sequence ATGAGTGATCACTTGTCGAAAGATCCATTACACGGTATTACCCTTGAACAACTGCTGACCAAACTGGTTGAGCATTATGGCTGGGAGGAGTTGGCATACCGTATCAATATCAACTGTTTCATCAGCGATCCCAGCATTAAATCCAGCCTGAAGTTTTTACGCCGTACACCATGGGCTAGAACTAAAGTGGAGGCGCTGTATATCCATATGAATGACAGCGCAAGGTTGCAAGCTCAAACTCAAGCTAAGCCTCTTAGCTAG
- a CDS encoding BAX inhibitor (BI)-1/YccA family protein — protein MDRYPRSNGSIVERANTGIQAYMAQVYGWMTCGLLLTAVVAWYAANTPAILNFIFSSQITFFGLIIVQLGLVFVISGMVNRLSGSMATSLFMLYSALTGLTISSIFIMYTSSSIASTFLIAAGMFGAMSFYGYTTKRDLSGMGSMLFMGLIGIVLASIVNIWLKSTALMWAVTYIGVLVFVGLTAYDTQKLKNMGSQLDANDKDNFRKYSIVGALTLYLDFINLFLMLLRIFGNRR, from the coding sequence ATGGATCGCTATCCACGCTCTAATGGTTCGATTGTCGAACGTGCCAACACAGGCATTCAGGCATACATGGCGCAGGTATACGGCTGGATGACCTGTGGTCTGTTATTAACGGCGGTTGTCGCTTGGTACGCAGCGAATACCCCTGCGATACTCAACTTTATATTTTCCAGTCAGATCACTTTTTTCGGGCTGATTATTGTTCAGTTAGGTCTGGTATTTGTTATTTCTGGCATGGTTAACCGCCTGAGTGGCTCGATGGCTACCTCGCTGTTTATGCTCTATTCCGCATTAACCGGCTTGACGATATCCAGCATTTTCATCATGTACACCAGCTCTTCTATCGCCAGCACATTCTTGATTGCTGCCGGTATGTTTGGTGCCATGAGTTTCTACGGCTATACCACCAAGCGTGATTTGAGTGGTATGGGCAGCATGCTGTTTATGGGCCTGATCGGTATCGTGTTGGCATCGATTGTTAACATCTGGCTGAAAAGCACGGCGCTAATGTGGGCAGTGACCTACATCGGGGTGTTAGTGTTTGTTGGTTTGACTGCTTATGATACCCAGAAGTTGAAAAACATGGGCTCACAGTTGGATGCCAATGATAAAGATAACTTCCGCAAGTATTCCATCGTGGGTGCTTTGACGCTGTATCTTGATTTCATTAACTTGTTCTTGATGTTACTGCGGATTTTCGGCAACCGCCGTTAA
- a CDS encoding ABC transporter permease, with protein sequence MFHRLYTLIIKELQSLLREPQTRAILIMPVILQVILFPFAATLEVTNATIAIYSEDSGKASVELTQRFAKAEAFSHVLLLHSPQEIQPVIDNQRALLLIRFPEQFSADLANGKTTQLQLLLDGRNSNSAQIAANYIQQIVQNYQLELTQGQIKPNNSELVIRNWYNPNLNYKWFVVPSLIAMITTIGVLIVTSLSVAREREQGTLEQLLVSPLTTWQIFIGKAVPALIVATFQASIVLFIGIFFYQIPFAGSLALFYGTMLLYGLSLVGFGLLISSLCSTQQQAFIGVFVFMMPAILLSGYVSPVENMPIWLQNITWINPIRHFTDITKQIYLKDASFDIIWHSLWPLLVITATTGSAAYGMFRRKIA encoded by the coding sequence ATGTTTCACCGCCTCTACACATTGATTATCAAAGAGTTGCAGTCACTGCTGCGGGAACCACAGACACGTGCAATATTAATTATGCCGGTCATATTACAAGTCATTTTGTTCCCATTCGCCGCTACATTGGAAGTGACCAATGCCACCATTGCTATTTATAGCGAAGACAGCGGGAAAGCATCTGTAGAGCTGACCCAACGCTTTGCCAAAGCAGAGGCTTTTTCTCATGTCTTACTGCTCCACAGCCCGCAAGAAATTCAGCCAGTGATTGATAACCAGCGAGCACTGCTTTTGATTCGTTTCCCAGAGCAATTCAGTGCTGACCTGGCTAATGGCAAAACCACTCAGTTGCAATTATTGCTGGATGGGCGTAACTCCAACAGCGCGCAAATTGCCGCCAATTACATTCAGCAAATCGTACAAAATTATCAATTAGAATTAACCCAAGGCCAGATAAAGCCCAACAACAGCGAGTTGGTCATCCGCAATTGGTATAACCCGAATCTGAACTACAAATGGTTCGTAGTGCCATCATTGATTGCGATGATTACGACTATCGGGGTGCTTATTGTGACATCACTGTCGGTGGCTCGTGAGCGGGAGCAAGGGACACTCGAGCAGTTGTTAGTTTCACCGCTAACCACCTGGCAGATTTTTATTGGTAAAGCTGTCCCGGCACTGATTGTCGCGACTTTCCAGGCAAGTATCGTCTTGTTTATCGGTATCTTTTTTTACCAAATTCCGTTTGCTGGTTCGTTGGCACTGTTTTATGGCACCATGCTGCTCTACGGCTTGTCGCTCGTTGGCTTCGGTTTGCTGATTTCCTCGTTATGTTCCACTCAGCAGCAAGCTTTTATTGGCGTGTTTGTTTTTATGATGCCCGCTATCTTGCTGTCCGGTTATGTCTCGCCGGTCGAGAATATGCCTATCTGGCTGCAAAATATTACGTGGATCAACCCTATCCGCCACTTTACAGATATCACCAAACAGATTTACCTCAAGGATGCCAGTTTCGATATTATCTGGCACAGTTTGTGGCCGTTACTCGTGATAACCGCCACCACGGGGAGTGCCGCCTATGGGATGTTTAGGCGGAAAATCGCATAG
- a CDS encoding excinuclease ABC subunit B (The UvrABC repair system catalyzes the recognition and processing of DNA lesions. The beta-hairpin of the Uvr-B subunit is inserted between the strands, where it probes for the presence of a lesion) gives MSKLFKLHSEFKPAGDQPEAIRKLEEGLENGLAHQTLLGVTGSGKTFTIANVIADLNRPTMVLAPNKTLAAQLYGEMKEFFPDNAVEYFVSYYDYYQPEAYVPSSDTFIEKDASVNEHIEQMRLSATKALLERRDVIVVASVSAIYGLGDPDLYLKMMLHLTKGMIIDQRSILRRLSELQYSRNDQVFQRGTFRVRGEVIDIFPAESDEWALRVELFDEEVERLSIFDPLTGQLQHEVPRFTVYPKTHYVTPRERILQAMEEIKVELADRRQVLLANNKLLEEQRISQRTQFDLEMMNELGYCSGIENYSRYLSGRGPGEAPPTLFDYLPADGLLVVDESHVTIPQIGGMYKGDRSRKETLVEYGFRLPSALDNRPMRFEEFEALAPQTIYVSATPGKYELEKSGGDIIDQVVRPTGLLDPLIEVRPVATQVDDLLSEIRIRAAINERVLVTTLTKRMAEDLTEYLGEHGARVRYLHSDIDTVERVEIIRDLRLGEFDVLVGINLLREGLDMPEVSLVAILDADKEGFLRSERSLIQTIGRAARNLNGKAILYGDRITASMEKAIGETERRRVKQQAYNEERGIIPQGLNKKIGDILQLGQPSSRGKGKGRGGKVADPNNYHALPPKALDQKIRELESKMYTHAQNLEFEQAAELRDQVHQLRQQFIAIS, from the coding sequence ATGAGTAAATTATTCAAACTACATTCTGAGTTTAAGCCAGCAGGCGACCAGCCTGAGGCCATCCGTAAACTGGAAGAAGGGCTAGAGAATGGTCTGGCTCATCAGACACTGTTGGGGGTAACGGGATCGGGTAAAACCTTTACGATAGCCAATGTTATTGCTGATTTGAATCGCCCAACCATGGTGCTGGCACCCAATAAGACATTGGCAGCACAGCTTTATGGTGAGATGAAAGAGTTCTTTCCCGATAACGCGGTAGAGTATTTCGTCTCCTACTATGACTACTACCAGCCTGAAGCCTATGTCCCAAGCTCTGATACGTTTATTGAAAAAGATGCCTCGGTAAATGAGCATATCGAGCAAATGCGGCTATCTGCGACCAAAGCACTGCTGGAAAGGCGTGATGTTATCGTGGTGGCGTCGGTTTCTGCGATTTATGGTCTGGGTGATCCTGATTTATACCTGAAAATGATGCTGCATCTGACTAAGGGTATGATCATCGATCAGCGCTCTATTTTGCGTCGCTTATCCGAATTGCAGTACAGCCGTAATGATCAGGTATTCCAGCGCGGTACCTTCCGGGTGCGTGGTGAAGTTATCGACATCTTCCCCGCAGAATCTGATGAATGGGCGTTGCGGGTAGAGTTGTTCGATGAAGAGGTCGAACGGTTGTCCATCTTTGATCCATTGACAGGCCAGTTACAGCATGAAGTACCGCGCTTTACGGTCTATCCTAAAACGCACTACGTTACCCCGCGCGAGCGTATTTTGCAGGCCATGGAAGAGATCAAAGTCGAATTGGCCGACCGCCGTCAGGTGCTATTAGCCAATAATAAGTTGTTGGAAGAGCAACGTATTAGCCAGCGGACCCAGTTTGACCTTGAAATGATGAATGAGCTGGGCTATTGCTCCGGTATTGAAAACTATTCCCGCTACCTTTCGGGCCGTGGTCCAGGCGAAGCACCACCGACGCTATTTGACTATCTACCGGCTGACGGTCTGTTGGTGGTTGATGAATCCCACGTCACTATTCCGCAAATCGGCGGGATGTACAAAGGTGACCGCTCACGCAAAGAAACATTGGTGGAATATGGTTTCCGGCTGCCATCGGCACTGGATAACCGGCCAATGCGGTTTGAAGAGTTTGAAGCACTGGCACCACAAACTATTTATGTTTCAGCAACTCCAGGTAAATATGAGCTGGAGAAATCCGGTGGCGATATCATCGATCAGGTCGTGCGGCCGACGGGCCTGCTCGACCCATTAATTGAAGTACGGCCGGTAGCCACACAGGTTGATGACTTGCTGTCAGAGATCCGTATTCGTGCAGCGATTAACGAGCGGGTGCTGGTGACCACGCTGACCAAACGTATGGCTGAAGACCTGACCGAGTATCTTGGAGAGCATGGCGCCCGTGTTCGTTACCTGCATTCGGATATTGATACCGTTGAACGGGTAGAGATCATTCGTGATCTGCGTTTGGGTGAGTTTGATGTATTGGTGGGAATCAACTTACTGCGCGAAGGTTTGGATATGCCAGAGGTTTCTCTGGTCGCAATTCTTGATGCTGATAAAGAAGGTTTCCTGCGTTCTGAACGCTCTTTAATCCAGACCATTGGCCGTGCGGCGCGTAACCTTAATGGTAAAGCAATACTGTATGGCGACAGAATTACCGCCTCAATGGAAAAGGCTATTGGTGAAACGGAACGGCGCCGTGTCAAACAGCAAGCTTACAACGAAGAACGTGGCATCATTCCGCAAGGGTTGAACAAGAAGATTGGCGATATTCTGCAATTGGGCCAACCCTCTTCCCGTGGTAAAGGGAAAGGGCGGGGCGGCAAAGTGGCCGATCCCAATAATTATCACGCCTTGCCACCAAAAGCGCTTGATCAGAAAATCCGTGAGTTGGAGTCTAAAATGTACACCCACGCGCAAAATCTGGAGTTTGAGCAGGCAGCAGAACTGCGTGATCAAGTCCATCAGTTGCGCCAGCAATTTATCGCGATATCTTGA
- a CDS encoding molybdopterin synthase catalytic subunit MoaE translates to MMEHTRIRVGTETFSVGDEYHWLSQCDEDGAVVTFTGKVRNHNLGDSVSALTLEHYPGMTEKALAEIIDDARSRWPLQRVSVIHRVGPLFPGDEIVFVGVTSTHRSMAFDAAEFIMDYLKTKAPFWKREATTDGERWVESRDSDHQAARRW, encoded by the coding sequence ATAATGGAGCATACCCGTATTCGTGTGGGCACTGAGACCTTCAGTGTGGGTGATGAGTATCACTGGTTGTCACAGTGTGATGAAGATGGCGCGGTGGTGACCTTTACCGGCAAAGTCCGTAATCACAACCTGGGTGATAGCGTCAGTGCACTGACGCTGGAACATTACCCAGGCATGACAGAAAAGGCGTTAGCTGAGATTATTGATGACGCCCGCAGCCGTTGGCCTTTACAGCGTGTTAGCGTTATTCATCGGGTAGGGCCACTGTTCCCCGGCGATGAAATCGTCTTTGTCGGGGTGACCAGTACCCATCGCAGTATGGCGTTTGATGCGGCTGAATTTATAATGGATTACCTGAAAACAAAGGCACCATTTTGGAAACGGGAAGCCACAACGGATGGCGAACGTTGGGTTGAATCACGCGACAGTGATCATCAGGCGGCCAGGCGTTGGTAA
- a CDS encoding ABC transporter ATP-binding protein, which yields MLSLTAVNQYYGQNHILWDINLEIPRGQCTCLIGRNGVGKTTLINCIMGHLPIKSGTMTWQPNHEPPQNLLQQPVEGRTALGIGYVPQGQQIFSQLSVEENMLIAVLAGRHKSRQIPGWIFDIFPQLYDKRTQRGGELTRNQQQQLAIARALVTEPELLILDEPGSGILPPLTEDIGNILHQLSRSLGLTVLLVEHRLPFIQHVADRFCLMADGRNVAQGTLAQLDEEMIITHLAS from the coding sequence ATGCTGAGTTTAACCGCTGTGAATCAATACTATGGACAGAATCATATCCTTTGGGATATTAATCTCGAGATCCCCCGTGGGCAGTGTACCTGCCTGATTGGCCGTAATGGCGTAGGAAAAACGACGTTAATTAATTGCATCATGGGGCATCTGCCAATTAAGAGTGGCACCATGACCTGGCAACCTAATCATGAACCGCCGCAGAATTTGCTACAGCAGCCGGTTGAGGGGCGTACTGCTCTGGGTATTGGCTATGTACCACAAGGGCAGCAGATCTTCTCTCAACTGAGTGTAGAGGAGAATATGCTGATAGCCGTGCTGGCGGGCCGCCATAAGTCGCGCCAAATTCCGGGCTGGATTTTTGATATATTCCCGCAACTGTATGACAAACGCACCCAACGTGGTGGGGAGCTAACCCGTAATCAACAACAGCAGTTGGCCATTGCCAGAGCACTGGTGACAGAGCCAGAACTGTTGATTCTTGATGAACCGGGGAGTGGTATTTTACCGCCGTTGACTGAGGATATTGGCAATATCCTACATCAGCTCAGTCGTAGCCTGGGTTTGACGGTACTTTTGGTTGAACACCGTTTACCCTTTATTCAGCATGTGGCAGATCGATTCTGTTTGATGGCCGATGGCCGAAATGTGGCACAAGGAACATTGGCTCAATTGGATGAAGAGATGATTATTACGCATTTGGCCAGTTAA
- the moaD gene encoding molybdopterin synthase sulfur carrier subunit (catalyzes the conversion of molybdopterin precursor Z into molybdopterin), giving the protein MIQILFFAQVRELVGTDSLQLAAEFPTVEALRQSLCQRGERWQLALEEGKLLTAVNQSLVNVHHPLVAGDEVAFFPPVTGG; this is encoded by the coding sequence ATGATTCAGATTCTCTTTTTTGCTCAGGTGCGTGAACTGGTCGGAACCGACAGCCTGCAATTGGCGGCGGAATTTCCCACTGTCGAGGCACTGCGCCAATCCCTGTGCCAACGGGGCGAACGCTGGCAATTAGCCCTTGAAGAAGGCAAATTACTGACTGCAGTGAATCAATCACTGGTCAATGTTCACCATCCGCTGGTGGCGGGTGATGAAGTGGCGTTCTTCCCGCCGGTGACCGGAGGTTGA
- the bioF gene encoding 8-amino-7-oxononanoate synthase, which produces MNWQSKIEQGLQQRRDAAAYRSRQVNEGASGRWLQSAERRYLNFSSNDYLGLSQDPDVIAAWQQGAQRYGVGSGGSGHVTGYSRPHAQLEHQLADWLGYPRALLFISGYAANQAVLAALTAADDRILADKLSHASLLEAAAHSPAQLRRFVHNQPDALQNLLDKPCAGQTLVVTEGVFSMDGDSAPLAALQQKTVAAGGWLLVDDAHGIGVCGEGGRGSCWQQGVKPELLVVTFGKAFGLSGAAVLCQEPVAEYLLQYARHLIYSTAMPPAQACALQVALLRIQQGDDLRQQLQQRIAQFRRGAADLPLQLGASETAIQPLLVGDNQQTLTLAEQLRAEGLWVTAIRPPTVPPGGARLRITLSAAHQYDDIGRLLEVLYGVCR; this is translated from the coding sequence ATGAACTGGCAAAGCAAGATAGAGCAGGGGCTGCAACAGCGACGCGACGCCGCGGCCTACCGTAGCCGTCAGGTTAATGAGGGGGCGAGTGGGCGCTGGTTGCAATCAGCAGAACGGCGTTATCTCAACTTCTCCAGCAATGATTATCTGGGGTTAAGTCAGGATCCCGACGTGATTGCGGCGTGGCAGCAGGGGGCGCAACGCTATGGTGTTGGCAGTGGTGGCTCTGGCCATGTTACCGGCTATAGCCGGCCTCATGCCCAACTGGAACACCAATTGGCGGACTGGCTGGGTTATCCGCGTGCATTGTTGTTTATCTCAGGCTACGCGGCAAATCAGGCGGTGTTGGCGGCGTTAACTGCCGCCGACGACAGGATACTGGCCGATAAACTCAGCCACGCCTCTTTGCTGGAGGCGGCTGCACACTCTCCGGCTCAATTGCGGCGCTTTGTGCATAATCAGCCCGATGCGCTACAAAACCTACTCGATAAACCCTGTGCGGGCCAAACATTGGTGGTCACTGAAGGCGTTTTTAGTATGGACGGTGATAGCGCTCCACTGGCTGCTTTGCAGCAAAAAACTGTGGCGGCGGGTGGCTGGTTACTGGTGGATGATGCGCACGGAATTGGGGTGTGTGGCGAAGGTGGCCGTGGTAGTTGCTGGCAGCAAGGGGTAAAACCTGAACTGTTAGTGGTCACTTTTGGCAAGGCATTCGGCCTAAGTGGGGCGGCAGTGTTGTGTCAGGAACCGGTTGCCGAGTATCTGCTGCAATATGCCCGCCACCTGATATACAGCACCGCGATGCCGCCAGCACAGGCTTGTGCGCTGCAAGTGGCACTATTACGTATTCAGCAAGGTGACGACTTGCGACAGCAGCTTCAGCAACGTATTGCGCAATTTCGGCGTGGAGCGGCAGACTTACCGTTGCAATTAGGGGCATCTGAAACCGCTATTCAGCCACTGCTGGTGGGTGACAATCAGCAAACACTGACACTGGCGGAGCAACTACGCGCCGAGGGGTTATGGGTAACGGCGATTCGCCCTCCAACAGTCCCGCCGGGGGGCGCCAGATTGCGTATTACCCTGAGTGCTGCGCATCAATATGATGATATCGGCAGATTGCTGGAGGTGCTGTATGGCGTTTGTCGCTGA
- the bioC gene encoding malonyl-[acyl-carrier protein] O-methyltransferase BioC, translating into MAFVADNPRLPLVDKPAIAAAFSRAAGSYDSAASLQRETGNTLLALGYQHPGASVLDAGCGTGYFSRRWRERDRYVTALDLAAGMLDHARRQQAADSYLLADIENIPLPDQSVDICFSNLALQWCADLPQALAELYRVTRVGGIILFSTLAKGSLDELGQAWQQVDGQRHVNDFLPFQHISDACQGYRHHLTTELYQQQFPDVIALMRSLQGIGATHLHQGRQSGLSGRQRLVALQRAYSTQSGTYPLSYHLVYGVIYRD; encoded by the coding sequence ATGGCGTTTGTCGCTGATAATCCACGATTACCCTTGGTTGATAAACCGGCGATTGCGGCTGCATTTAGCCGGGCTGCTGGTAGCTACGACTCAGCGGCAAGTTTGCAACGGGAAACGGGGAATACCTTATTGGCGCTGGGTTATCAGCACCCTGGTGCGTCGGTGCTGGATGCCGGGTGCGGTACTGGCTATTTCAGCCGCCGTTGGCGTGAACGAGACAGATATGTTACTGCGCTAGATTTGGCCGCCGGAATGTTGGATCACGCCCGGCGACAGCAGGCTGCGGACAGCTATTTATTGGCTGATATTGAGAATATACCGCTGCCAGATCAAAGCGTTGATATTTGTTTTAGTAATCTGGCGCTACAGTGGTGTGCTGATTTACCGCAGGCGCTAGCTGAGTTATATCGCGTCACGCGAGTTGGCGGCATCATTCTGTTTTCTACCTTGGCAAAGGGGTCTCTTGACGAGCTGGGGCAGGCGTGGCAACAGGTAGATGGCCAGCGCCATGTGAATGATTTTCTCCCCTTTCAGCATATCAGTGACGCTTGTCAGGGGTATCGCCATCACCTGACAACCGAGTTATATCAGCAACAGTTTCCTGATGTAATTGCGCTTATGCGCTCTCTGCAAGGCATTGGTGCTACGCATTTACATCAGGGGCGTCAGTCTGGGTTAAGTGGTCGCCAGCGGCTGGTGGCCCTGCAACGCGCTTATAGCACCCAATCTGGCACCTACCCGCTGAGTTACCATTTAGTTTATGGGGTTATATATCGTGATTAA
- the moaC gene encoding cyclic pyranopterin monophosphate synthase MoaC — translation MTQLTHINAAGEAHMVDVSTKAETVREARAEAFVEMQAATLAMIIEGSHHKGDVFATARIAGIQAAKKTWELIPLCHPLLLTKVEVQLEAQPEHNRVRIETCCRLTGKTGVEMEALTAASVAALTIYDMCKAVQKDMIIGPVRLLAKSGGKSGDFKVTP, via the coding sequence ATGACCCAACTAACTCACATTAACGCCGCAGGCGAAGCCCATATGGTGGATGTTTCCACTAAAGCAGAAACTGTGCGCGAAGCACGGGCAGAGGCTTTTGTTGAAATGCAGGCCGCGACGTTGGCGATGATTATCGAGGGCAGCCACCACAAAGGTGATGTCTTTGCCACTGCGCGTATTGCCGGGATTCAGGCGGCTAAAAAAACCTGGGAATTGATCCCACTGTGCCACCCACTGTTGCTGACCAAAGTTGAAGTTCAACTGGAAGCACAACCAGAACACAACCGTGTGCGTATCGAAACTTGCTGCCGCCTGACCGGTAAAACCGGCGTGGAAATGGAAGCGCTGACGGCAGCTTCCGTTGCCGCCCTGACAATTTACGATATGTGCAAAGCGGTACAAAAAGACATGATAATTGGCCCGGTGCGCCTGTTAGCAAAAAGTGGCGGGAAATCCGGTGATTTTAAGGTGACCCCATGA
- a CDS encoding ATP-dependent dethiobiotin synthetase BioD, with protein MIKRWFITGTDTDVGKTVASCALLQAAAQQGYRTAGYKPVASGSQMTPDGLRNSDALALQANSSTALSYSQVNPLTFLEATSPHIASASEGREIDLSVLSQGLQQLEHSAEWILVEGAGGWFTPLSPQATFADWVLREQLPVIMVVGIKLGCINHALLTALAIRQAGLKLVGWIANEVIPAGGRQVEYMATLTQMISAPRLGVVPYLTDLDVYPITQRRDLGGYLDLGLLAEVPLS; from the coding sequence GTGATTAAACGTTGGTTTATCACTGGCACGGATACCGATGTCGGTAAGACAGTTGCCAGTTGTGCCTTATTGCAAGCCGCAGCCCAGCAGGGCTATCGCACCGCCGGTTATAAACCGGTGGCATCCGGCAGCCAGATGACGCCTGACGGATTGCGCAACAGTGATGCTTTGGCGCTACAAGCAAACAGCAGTACGGCACTTAGTTATTCACAGGTGAATCCGCTCACATTTCTGGAGGCAACCTCGCCCCATATTGCCAGTGCCAGCGAAGGGCGTGAGATTGATTTGTCAGTTTTATCGCAAGGACTACAGCAGCTTGAGCACTCAGCAGAATGGATATTGGTCGAAGGGGCTGGCGGCTGGTTTACCCCACTGTCGCCACAGGCAACTTTTGCCGATTGGGTTTTACGAGAGCAACTGCCAGTAATTATGGTTGTTGGCATCAAATTGGGATGTATCAATCATGCTTTGTTGACCGCTTTGGCTATCCGACAAGCTGGGCTGAAACTGGTAGGGTGGATCGCTAATGAGGTGATACCTGCGGGGGGGCGACAAGTTGAGTATATGGCAACATTGACACAGATGATCAGTGCCCCGCGATTAGGTGTCGTCCCCTATCTGACGGACCTTGACGTGTATCCCATCACCCAGCGGCGTGATCTTGGTGGCTATTTGGATTTAGGACTTTTGGCTGAGGTGCCACTGAGCTGA